In Myxococcus stipitatus, the following are encoded in one genomic region:
- the sctQ gene encoding type III secretion system cytoplasmic ring protein SctQ, producing the protein MSLEPDDEGPGMHERTMLVDLRQLKPMRPPPAEPPPEPAAAPEAAEEPDTFNQVERANWRPFTFKGLEKVSKAQGKLAHRLRWLTPSAGTLGQISTRLKGLFDAEVRLTLESVQVRPMEELRRFLGDPTFLAVLAPGALQGRAVLEVELALAHTAVDLLLGGAGETVGLRPLTDIEEGVMGYVVLESLRVLVPALQAGVPRPRLDGVARGVDEVSARLGDEAPMLTVHLNANLGPHVGMVRLVVPSAVLEAAEPAVASAQRNAVKKADMAAHAGRLSAVRSWLRAEIGTAELSTHDLASLRVKDVVLVDVLSARPDRGEPGMAQLRVGTGRAGRAEAEVFVEDGSYKARIIDIIPGEPGNPRSATEEGGGRDEEEDFTNPELDVPPELEGAPLDDVNKPDGSDLLGDVPLQIAVELARIPVTAEQVVGMRAGEVIELGRGPGEPVELSINGKVVARGELVEMEGQLGVRVTNLAG; encoded by the coding sequence ATGAGCCTGGAGCCGGACGACGAAGGTCCCGGCATGCATGAGCGGACGATGCTGGTGGACCTCCGCCAGCTCAAGCCGATGCGGCCTCCTCCGGCCGAGCCTCCTCCGGAACCCGCCGCGGCCCCAGAGGCCGCCGAGGAGCCGGACACCTTCAATCAGGTGGAGCGCGCCAACTGGCGGCCGTTCACCTTCAAGGGCTTGGAGAAGGTGTCCAAGGCCCAGGGGAAGCTGGCGCACCGGCTGCGCTGGCTGACGCCCTCGGCGGGGACGCTGGGGCAGATCTCCACCCGGCTCAAGGGCCTCTTCGACGCGGAGGTGCGCCTGACGCTGGAGTCCGTACAGGTGCGGCCCATGGAGGAGCTGCGGCGCTTCCTGGGGGACCCCACGTTCCTCGCGGTGCTGGCGCCGGGAGCGCTCCAAGGTCGCGCGGTGCTGGAGGTGGAGCTGGCCCTGGCCCACACGGCGGTGGACCTGCTTCTGGGGGGCGCGGGCGAGACGGTGGGCCTGCGGCCGCTGACGGACATCGAGGAAGGGGTGATGGGGTACGTCGTCCTGGAGTCGCTGCGGGTGCTGGTGCCCGCGCTTCAGGCGGGGGTGCCTCGGCCCAGGTTGGATGGCGTCGCGCGGGGCGTGGACGAGGTGTCCGCGCGCCTGGGCGATGAGGCTCCCATGCTGACGGTGCACCTGAACGCCAACCTGGGGCCGCATGTCGGCATGGTGCGGCTGGTGGTTCCCTCGGCGGTGCTGGAGGCGGCGGAGCCGGCGGTGGCGAGCGCCCAGCGCAATGCCGTCAAGAAGGCGGACATGGCGGCACACGCGGGCCGTTTGTCCGCGGTGCGCAGCTGGCTGCGGGCGGAGATTGGCACCGCGGAGCTGAGCACCCATGACCTGGCGAGCCTGCGCGTCAAGGACGTGGTCCTGGTGGACGTGCTGTCGGCGCGGCCGGACCGGGGCGAGCCGGGCATGGCGCAGCTTCGCGTGGGCACCGGACGCGCCGGGCGCGCCGAGGCCGAGGTTTTCGTCGAGGACGGGTCCTACAAGGCCCGCATCATCGACATCATCCCCGGGGAGCCGGGGAACCCGCGCTCGGCCACCGAGGAGGGTGGGGGACGGGATGAGGAAGAGGACTTCACCAATCCGGAGCTGGACGTTCCTCCGGAGCTTGAAGGGGCGCCCTTGGACGACGTGAACAAGCCGGACGGAAGCGACCTGCTCGGCGACGTGCCGCTGCAGATCGCCGTGGAGCTGGCGCGCATCCCCGTCACCGCAGAGCAGGTGGTGGGCATGCGGGCCGGTGAGGTCATCGAGCTGGGCCGGGGGCCCGGAGAGCCGGTGGAGCTCTCCATCAACGGCAAGGTGGTGGCCCGGGGTGAGCTGGTGGAGATGGAAGGCCAGCTCGGGGTCCGCGTCACGAACCTGGCGGGCTGA
- a CDS encoding flagellar hook-length control protein FliK has translation MSRVDDDREAARLAERIMQEKKIAEGQAKKRQEGASAFQKLMQPQAQPQATAPAPAPQTPGAFARQVLAKATQQGKAFGEQAQQPRADGNPGGLAQMQRRADTGAAEGRSGSRAADAKEEKRTSETRDKDLSKAETALGQVNAEKGAVIRAENDAGGGKGGGGGGKDKKEGGGGAEMAPGFRFNPALMAPVPVAKPKDMAGSERLRAMASEIAQKIVERVRVGTNAAGLAEFQIDLRGDVLSGLSIKVSARNGKISATFSGTNRDVLKMLEEQSEGLRTALGGRGLKLENVRFEAKT, from the coding sequence ATGAGCCGAGTCGACGACGACCGTGAAGCAGCGCGCCTGGCCGAGCGCATCATGCAGGAGAAGAAGATCGCCGAGGGCCAGGCGAAGAAGCGCCAGGAGGGCGCATCCGCCTTCCAGAAGCTGATGCAGCCCCAGGCTCAGCCGCAGGCGACGGCGCCGGCTCCCGCGCCCCAGACGCCTGGCGCCTTCGCCCGTCAGGTGCTGGCCAAGGCCACTCAGCAGGGCAAGGCCTTCGGTGAGCAGGCGCAGCAGCCGCGCGCCGATGGCAACCCGGGGGGACTGGCCCAGATGCAGCGCCGGGCGGACACGGGCGCGGCGGAAGGCCGCTCCGGCTCCCGCGCCGCGGATGCGAAGGAGGAGAAGCGCACCTCCGAGACGCGGGACAAGGACCTGAGCAAGGCGGAGACCGCGCTGGGACAGGTCAACGCGGAGAAGGGCGCGGTCATCCGGGCCGAGAACGACGCGGGCGGTGGCAAGGGCGGCGGGGGCGGCGGCAAGGACAAGAAGGAAGGCGGCGGCGGCGCGGAGATGGCGCCGGGCTTCCGCTTCAACCCCGCGCTGATGGCGCCGGTGCCCGTGGCCAAGCCCAAGGACATGGCGGGCTCGGAGCGGCTGCGCGCCATGGCCAGCGAAATCGCGCAGAAGATTGTCGAGCGCGTGCGCGTGGGCACCAACGCCGCGGGCCTGGCCGAGTTCCAGATCGACCTGCGCGGTGACGTGCTCAGCGGTCTGTCCATCAAGGTCAGCGCGAGGAACGGGAAGATTTCGGCCACGTTCAGTGGCACCAATCGCGACGTGCTGAAGATGCTCGAGGAGCAGAGCGAAGGTCTGCGCACCGCGCTGGGTGGCCGTGGCCTGAAGCTGGAGAACGTCCGCTTCGAGGCCAAGACATGA
- a CDS encoding flagellar assembly protein FliH has protein sequence MPPYRLQTLLDMRARAKEEAEQAFSDAIKALEREKAELQRLMEELERRKRERKEKVAAYLKEVMAKGAGINGMNMMGRFEERLKDEEAQVALEVERQREAVKVAERVVEQRRREMAEAAKELKAIEKHKETWQKQVKYERQQREELNQEEIGNALFLARQRK, from the coding sequence ATGCCCCCGTACCGGTTGCAGACCTTGCTGGACATGCGCGCCCGAGCCAAGGAGGAGGCCGAGCAGGCCTTCTCCGACGCCATCAAGGCCCTGGAGCGGGAGAAGGCGGAGCTCCAGCGGCTGATGGAGGAACTGGAGCGGCGCAAGCGCGAGCGCAAGGAGAAGGTGGCCGCGTACCTCAAGGAGGTCATGGCCAAGGGCGCCGGCATCAATGGCATGAACATGATGGGCCGCTTCGAGGAGCGCCTGAAGGACGAGGAGGCGCAGGTGGCGCTCGAGGTGGAGCGCCAGCGCGAGGCGGTGAAGGTGGCCGAGCGGGTGGTGGAGCAGCGGCGGCGTGAGATGGCCGAGGCGGCCAAGGAGCTCAAGGCCATCGAGAAGCACAAGGAGACCTGGCAGAAGCAGGTGAAGTACGAGCGCCAGCAGCGTGAAGAGCTGAACCAGGAGGAGATTGGCAACGCCTTGTTCCTGGCTCGCCAGCGCAAGTAA
- the sctN gene encoding type III secretion system ATPase SctN, translating into MAIDLSHYFDLIKDAQTVRVRGRVTELTGLIIKASVPNVRVGELVLIKSRSRGSVKAEVVGFQGDEVMLMPLGELYGIGPDSEVIPTGKPLSIKCGEALLGRVLNGIGEPMDGSALPDEGLIDWSVDRDCPDPFTRQRIERPLPLGVRCIDGLLTVGEGQRVGLFAGSGVGKSTLMGQIARNTQADLCVVALIGERGREVREFIEDAMGEEGMKRSVLVCATSDQPSLVRLRAAYVATAIAEYFRERGGNVLFMLDTVTRLARAQREIGLAVGEPPARQGYPPSVFSMLPRILERTGNSAKGKCTAIYTCLVAGGDMEEPIADEVRGILDGHFILNRALGERNQWPAMDVLASLSRVMSGIVSKEHKKAAGKLRETLSTYEKQRDLILLGAYQYGTDPRTDYAIDKYDAIIDFLKQDTHSNSGFEETVEQLVALFEE; encoded by the coding sequence ATGGCCATCGACCTCTCGCACTATTTCGACCTCATCAAGGACGCTCAGACGGTTCGCGTCCGGGGCCGCGTCACCGAACTGACGGGCCTCATCATCAAGGCGAGCGTCCCCAACGTCCGCGTCGGTGAGCTGGTGCTCATCAAGAGCCGCTCCCGAGGCTCCGTGAAGGCGGAGGTGGTGGGCTTCCAGGGCGATGAGGTGATGCTCATGCCCCTGGGCGAGCTGTACGGCATCGGCCCGGACAGCGAGGTCATCCCCACCGGCAAGCCCTTGAGCATCAAGTGCGGCGAGGCGCTCCTGGGCCGCGTGCTCAACGGCATCGGCGAGCCCATGGACGGCAGCGCGCTGCCTGACGAGGGACTCATCGACTGGTCCGTGGACCGCGACTGTCCGGACCCGTTCACCCGTCAGCGAATCGAACGGCCGCTGCCCCTGGGCGTGCGCTGCATCGACGGACTGCTCACCGTGGGCGAAGGCCAGCGTGTCGGCCTCTTCGCCGGCTCCGGCGTCGGCAAGTCCACGCTGATGGGACAGATAGCGCGCAACACCCAGGCCGACCTGTGCGTCGTTGCCCTCATCGGCGAGCGTGGTCGCGAAGTCCGTGAGTTCATCGAGGACGCCATGGGCGAGGAGGGCATGAAGCGCTCCGTGCTGGTGTGCGCGACCTCCGACCAGCCCAGCCTTGTGCGTCTGCGCGCCGCGTACGTCGCCACCGCCATCGCCGAGTACTTCCGCGAGCGCGGCGGCAACGTCCTCTTCATGCTGGACACCGTGACACGTCTGGCGCGTGCCCAGCGTGAGATTGGCCTCGCGGTGGGAGAGCCCCCGGCCCGTCAAGGCTACCCGCCGAGTGTGTTCTCCATGCTGCCGCGCATCCTGGAGCGCACGGGCAACTCGGCGAAGGGCAAGTGCACCGCCATCTACACCTGCCTCGTGGCCGGCGGTGACATGGAAGAGCCCATCGCCGACGAAGTCCGCGGTATTCTCGACGGTCACTTCATCCTCAACCGCGCGCTGGGCGAGCGCAACCAGTGGCCCGCCATGGACGTGCTGGCCAGCCTCAGCCGTGTGATGAGCGGCATCGTCTCCAAGGAGCACAAGAAGGCGGCCGGAAAGCTGCGCGAGACGCTCTCCACCTACGAGAAGCAGCGCGACCTCATCCTGCTGGGCGCCTACCAGTACGGGACGGACCCCCGCACGGACTACGCCATCGACAAGTACGACGCCATCATCGACTTCCTCAAGCAGGACACCCACTCGAACTCCGGCTTCGAGGAGACGGTGGAGCAGCTCGTGGCGTTGTTCGAGGAGTGA